A region of Chloracidobacterium sp. DNA encodes the following proteins:
- a CDS encoding tail fiber domain-containing protein: MAKLMTFALLFFGLFLCSSLHLRAQTTAFTYQGSLRDGTSLANGNYDFEFRLYDAVTAGAQQGVVQQRSNVAVVVGVFTVSLDFGAGAFKGANRYLEISVRLAGQPTFTILGPRQLVTSSPYSVKSLNTDNDLNVFVGSGAGGANTTGGDNTFLGATAGNANTTGDENTYVGRLAGNNSNAAGARNTLLGYLANFGVGTINNATAIGNRAQVTQSNSLVLGGINGINGATQDTNVGIGITAPTGRLHVVGNSVLTGDVSLANTNAGQVVTIGAAEVTQNSHKVGIFSTTAFNVVLRDNSADIEGFLGINANGLILGSATNHPFQIRTNGTNRINIEATGEVGIGVVNPSSTLDVNGTIEVATLGVAGATALCRNASNQISTCSSSMRYKTNVGGFSKGFSFVDKLRPITFNWKDGGMEDVGFGAEDVAKIDPRFVTFNDKGEVEGVKYDRFSVVFVNALNEQQTQMEKQQLLIEKQQALIEQLEKRLEQLERK; the protein is encoded by the coding sequence ATGGCAAAGTTAATGACTTTCGCGCTGTTGTTTTTTGGCCTGTTCCTCTGCTCTTCGCTGCATTTGCGCGCTCAGACGACGGCGTTTACTTATCAGGGCAGTTTGAGGGACGGAACGAGTCTTGCAAACGGCAATTATGATTTTGAATTCAGGCTGTATGACGCAGTGACTGCCGGGGCTCAGCAGGGCGTTGTGCAGCAACGTTCAAACGTTGCGGTTGTGGTTGGAGTATTCACGGTATCACTTGATTTCGGCGCGGGAGCATTTAAGGGTGCAAATCGCTATCTCGAAATTAGCGTTAGGCTCGCGGGCCAGCCGACTTTTACGATTCTCGGGCCAAGACAGCTTGTAACCAGCTCGCCGTATTCGGTCAAAAGTCTTAACACGGACAATGACCTTAACGTTTTTGTCGGAAGCGGAGCTGGAGGCGCCAATACGACCGGAGGTGACAATACTTTTTTGGGGGCCACCGCCGGCAATGCCAACACGACGGGTGACGAGAATACCTATGTCGGACGACTCGCCGGGAACAACTCTAATGCGGCAGGTGCCAGGAACACGCTGCTCGGCTACCTTGCAAATTTCGGCGTCGGAACGATCAACAACGCAACAGCAATTGGCAACCGCGCCCAAGTCACTCAATCAAATTCGCTTGTGCTCGGCGGCATCAACGGCATCAACGGAGCAACGCAGGATACAAATGTCGGTATCGGCATTACCGCACCAACCGGGCGGTTGCACGTCGTAGGCAACAGTGTGCTGACTGGCGACGTCAGCCTCGCTAATACTAACGCGGGGCAAGTCGTGACGATCGGGGCCGCCGAGGTAACCCAGAATTCGCACAAGGTTGGCATTTTCAGCACTACCGCTTTCAACGTCGTTCTTCGGGACAATAGCGCTGATATTGAAGGATTTCTCGGAATCAATGCTAACGGACTGATTCTTGGCTCGGCTACAAATCACCCATTTCAGATCCGCACGAACGGCACTAACCGGATAAACATCGAGGCCACGGGTGAAGTAGGCATAGGCGTGGTCAACCCTTCATCGACGCTTGATGTCAACGGCACGATCGAAGTGGCTACTCTTGGAGTTGCCGGAGCGACCGCGCTTTGCCGCAATGCTTCTAATCAAATATCGACCTGTTCATCCAGCATGCGTTACAAAACGAATGTCGGCGGATTTAGCAAAGGATTTTCGTTTGTTGACAAGCTGCGACCTATAACTTTTAACTGGAAAGACGGCGGGATGGAAGACGTTGGCTTTGGTGCCGAAGATGTCGCGAAGATCGATCCACGATTTGTGACTTTCAATGATAAGGGGGAGGTCGAAGGCGTGAAGTATGACCGCTTTAGTGTTGTATTTGTAAATGCATTGAATGAGCAACAGACTCAGATGGAAAAGCAACAATTGTTGATAGAGAAGCAGCAGGCTTTGATCGAGCAACTCGAAAAACGGCTTGAACAGCTTGAGAGAAAGTAG
- a CDS encoding NifU family protein: MPKIADIQETPNPNAVKFILKEPVSHGTSHSFKTSEDGANDPLAKSLFDIGEVVSVFYMDKMLTVEKTDQAEWDDLLPTLAVPIRAAEAVKSSNGNGTKAAAAAVGGAIAAAASDDPKLVQINELLDERIRPYLASDGGWLEILELEDSTLKIRYEGACGSCPSSLTGTLMAIENMIKEEIDPDITVVAV, from the coding sequence ATGCCAAAGATCGCAGACATACAGGAAACGCCGAATCCGAACGCGGTGAAGTTTATTTTGAAGGAGCCGGTTTCGCACGGGACTTCGCACTCGTTTAAAACATCAGAAGATGGTGCCAACGATCCGTTGGCCAAGTCGTTGTTCGACATTGGCGAGGTCGTGTCTGTGTTTTACATGGACAAGATGCTTACGGTCGAAAAGACGGACCAAGCTGAATGGGACGATCTGCTGCCGACGCTTGCGGTGCCGATCCGTGCAGCGGAAGCTGTGAAGTCGAGCAATGGAAACGGAACTAAAGCAGCGGCCGCTGCGGTTGGCGGCGCTATAGCAGCTGCAGCAAGCGATGACCCGAAACTTGTGCAGATCAACGAGCTGCTCGATGAGCGAATTAGGCCTTATCTCGCCAGCGACGGAGGCTGGCTTGAGATCCTCGAATTAGAAGACAGCACGCTCAAGATACGTTACGAAGGTGCATGTGGAAGCTGCCCAAGTTCGCTTACCGGAACGCTCATGGCGATCGAAAATATGATCAAGGAAGAGATCGATCCTGACATCACAGTCGTTGCTGTCTAG